One region of Longimicrobiaceae bacterium genomic DNA includes:
- a CDS encoding IS3 family transposase, which yields MRYACIEEHRASYDVAMMCRVLEVARSGYYKWRACSGRERRVSEMRLLLEIRAAHLQSRGRYGAPRIWRELRERGVACSRGQVERLMRQDRLRGKSNRPQRRRKVVEEQAVGLVAENLLARRFSPEEAGGLNRVWVSDITYIPTRQGWLYLVLILDLASRRVVGWAMGAAQNTALVLDALEMAVQSRRPAPGLILHSDQGCQYTSRAYQDRLAKHGMRCSMSRRGTCLDNAVAESAFATLECELIEGADWHTHAEARQ from the coding sequence GTGAGGTATGCCTGCATCGAGGAGCACCGGGCGAGCTACGACGTGGCGATGATGTGCCGCGTGCTGGAGGTGGCACGCTCCGGCTATTACAAGTGGAGAGCGTGCTCGGGGCGCGAGCGGCGCGTCAGCGAGATGCGGCTCCTGCTGGAGATCCGGGCAGCGCACCTGCAGAGCCGCGGGAGGTACGGCGCGCCGCGGATCTGGCGGGAGCTGCGCGAGCGCGGCGTGGCGTGCTCGCGGGGGCAGGTAGAGCGGCTGATGCGGCAGGATCGCCTCCGCGGCAAGTCCAACCGGCCGCAGCGGCGCCGCAAGGTGGTGGAGGAGCAGGCGGTGGGTCTGGTTGCCGAGAACCTGCTGGCGCGGCGCTTCTCCCCCGAAGAGGCGGGAGGGCTGAATCGGGTGTGGGTGAGCGACATCACGTATATCCCGACGCGGCAGGGCTGGCTGTATCTGGTGCTGATCCTGGACCTGGCCTCGCGGCGGGTGGTGGGCTGGGCGATGGGAGCGGCGCAGAACACCGCGCTGGTGCTGGATGCGCTGGAGATGGCGGTGCAGAGCCGCCGGCCCGCCCCAGGGCTGATCCTCCACTCCGACCAGGGGTGCCAGTACACGAGCCGAGCGTATCAGGACCGGCTGGCGAAGCACGGGATGCGGTGCAGCATGAGCCGGCGCGGCACCTGTCTGGACAACGCCGTGGCCGAGAGCGCCTTCGCGACGCTGGAGTGCGAGCTGATCGAAGGAGCCGACTGGCACACGCACGCAGAAGCTCGACAGG
- a CDS encoding transposase, whose product MSRKRRAFSREFKAEAVRLIAGGREAVEVSREIGVRVDTLRNWVKQAEGRAGMGAEGTIGKLRRSGADVELRELRREIELLKQERDFLKKAAAYFASGPK is encoded by the coding sequence ATGAGCAGAAAGAGACGAGCGTTCAGTCGGGAGTTCAAGGCAGAGGCGGTGCGGCTGATCGCCGGGGGCCGTGAGGCGGTAGAGGTGTCGCGGGAGATCGGCGTACGCGTGGACACGCTGCGCAACTGGGTGAAGCAGGCGGAAGGACGCGCCGGGATGGGAGCCGAGGGCACGATCGGGAAGCTGAGGCGCTCGGGTGCGGACGTGGAGCTCCGGGAGCTGCGGCGCGAGATCGAGCTGCTGAAGCAGGAGCGGGACTTCTTAAAAAAAGCGGCGGCGTACTTCGCGAGCGGCCCGAAGTGA